A window of Candidatus Dojkabacteria bacterium contains these coding sequences:
- the gpmI gene encoding 2,3-bisphosphoglycerate-independent phosphoglycerate mutase, with the protein MFDLFSRKKEENLPTSALNIRKELVTLIILDGLGIHPDPLGNSVLQAKTPFLDTIWTKGHSTLLHASGVHVGLPELEPGNSEVGHLNIGSGQIVYQSLPRINDAISNGKFQENPELKAALDYAKENGVDFHMMGILSTGGVHGHIDHLFALLDICKREGINPYIHAFLDGRDTGLTDGYYFLSKLINRINEVGVGRLASLSGRFYAMDRDKRWDRTEMAYDAMLGHGRRIATDPFQIVQEAYKNDENDQIFVPTTLVDKEGEPIGAIKDRDVLLFYNFREDRARQITKAFVIDEANFDGFKRKVFHKDLYYLAMTGYGDGLDNHVIFPPKKIEASLARVIANQGWNQFHISETEKFMHVTYFLNGGIEEPHPGEEFFSVPSPKVFDYSQTPEMSAAITRDELVKRINNNAENRYAFTVINIVNPDMLGHTGNLQAAVTGNQFVDDCVRDIVTATVKHNGAAIIIADHGNCETMIDRETGKIDTYHNINPVPFILVDNEEQLLAGVNETPIRLGEGRDVPTSGLLADVAPTILAILGVEPPEEMTGLNLMNVL; encoded by the coding sequence ATGTTCGACCTATTTTCCAGGAAGAAAGAAGAAAATCTGCCTACTTCCGCGCTCAATATCCGGAAAGAACTTGTCACTTTAATCATTCTTGATGGTCTAGGAATTCATCCTGACCCGCTCGGCAACTCTGTGCTTCAAGCCAAAACGCCATTTCTCGACACAATCTGGACGAAAGGGCATTCGACACTTCTACACGCTTCTGGTGTGCATGTAGGGCTGCCAGAACTTGAGCCTGGCAACTCAGAAGTGGGTCACCTAAATATTGGCTCGGGGCAGATTGTTTACCAAAGTCTTCCGAGAATTAATGACGCGATTAGCAATGGTAAATTTCAAGAAAATCCGGAATTAAAGGCAGCTCTAGACTATGCCAAAGAGAACGGTGTTGATTTTCACATGATGGGCATTCTCAGCACAGGTGGTGTACACGGCCATATCGACCACCTCTTTGCGCTTCTAGATATATGCAAGAGAGAAGGGATCAATCCGTATATCCATGCCTTCCTCGACGGGCGTGATACAGGCCTGACAGACGGCTACTATTTCCTTAGCAAGCTTATAAATAGGATTAATGAAGTTGGAGTAGGGCGGCTGGCATCATTGTCAGGGAGGTTTTATGCAATGGATCGTGATAAGAGGTGGGATAGGACAGAGATGGCATATGATGCGATGCTTGGTCACGGTAGGCGAATAGCTACCGATCCATTCCAGATAGTGCAGGAGGCATACAAGAATGATGAGAACGACCAGATTTTTGTGCCTACAACCTTGGTAGATAAAGAGGGTGAGCCGATCGGTGCAATCAAGGACCGCGATGTGTTGCTTTTCTACAATTTCCGTGAAGATAGGGCCAGGCAGATAACCAAAGCATTTGTGATTGATGAGGCCAATTTCGATGGCTTTAAGAGGAAGGTGTTCCATAAAGATCTTTATTACCTCGCAATGACCGGTTATGGCGATGGACTGGACAATCATGTGATCTTCCCGCCGAAAAAGATCGAGGCCTCACTTGCCCGAGTGATAGCCAATCAGGGATGGAATCAGTTCCATATATCCGAGACAGAGAAATTCATGCACGTTACATATTTCTTAAATGGCGGTATCGAAGAGCCTCATCCAGGTGAGGAGTTCTTCAGTGTCCCATCTCCGAAGGTATTCGATTATTCGCAAACTCCCGAAATGAGCGCTGCTATTACCCGCGATGAGTTGGTAAAACGGATAAATAACAATGCCGAAAACAGGTACGCATTCACAGTCATAAATATTGTAAATCCAGATATGCTTGGACACACAGGTAATCTACAGGCAGCGGTCACCGGAAATCAATTTGTCGATGATTGCGTTCGGGATATTGTTACCGCGACAGTTAAGCACAATGGCGCTGCGATTATAATTGCCGACCACGGAAATTGTGAGACGATGATCGATCGTGAGACTGGGAAGATAGATACATATCACAATATCAACCCTGTACCATTTATCCTTGTGGACAATGAGGAGCAACTTCTAGCTGGTGTAAATGAGACACCGATCAGGCTTGGTGAGGGGCGCGACGTGCCAACCTCAGGATTGCTAGCCGATGTCGCTCCGACAATCTTGGCAATTTTGGGAGTTGAGCCACCAGAAGAGATGACAGGCCTCAATCTGATGAATGTCTTGTAA
- a CDS encoding ATP-binding cassette domain-containing protein: MSKPQIIKFDKVSKVYKGSINALDDVTFNVDEGEFFFVVGTSGAGKSTIIRLLIRQELPTTGDIAFEDIAVTKIPRKMLSIYRQQLGIVFQDLKLIPSKTIRENVSFALEILGKDRKEVTDTTDYLLEVVKLQDRANLFPEDLSGGERQRTAIARALANDPKLLIADEPTGNLDPDTSFEILEILKTVNSWGTTVMIVTHDRDIVDAMKTRVIHMDKGKIAGDYVGGYRE, from the coding sequence GTGAGCAAGCCTCAAATTATTAAGTTTGACAAAGTCAGCAAGGTATACAAAGGAAGTATAAACGCACTCGATGACGTTACCTTTAATGTTGACGAAGGTGAGTTTTTCTTTGTTGTAGGTACCTCAGGTGCAGGCAAGTCAACCATTATCCGCCTGCTTATCAGGCAAGAATTGCCAACAACTGGTGACATAGCATTTGAAGACATTGCAGTTACGAAGATCCCGCGCAAGATGCTTTCGATCTATAGGCAGCAGCTCGGAATTGTCTTCCAGGACCTGAAGCTTATTCCATCTAAGACAATTCGTGAAAATGTAAGCTTCGCACTCGAGATTCTTGGCAAAGATCGTAAGGAGGTGACCGACACTACCGATTACTTGCTTGAAGTTGTTAAGCTGCAAGACAGGGCAAATCTATTCCCTGAAGATCTGTCAGGCGGAGAGAGGCAAAGAACTGCGATCGCAAGGGCGTTGGCTAATGATCCGAAGCTACTGATCGCTGACGAGCCGACTGGCAACCTTGATCCAGACACTTCATTTGAGATCCTTGAGATTTTAAAAACGGTAAACTCATGGGGAACTACAGTAATGATTGTAACCCACGACAGAGACATTGTAGATGCGATGAAAACCCGCGTTATCCATATGGACAAAGGTAAAATCGCTGGTGATTATGTTGGTGGGTATCGCGAATAA
- a CDS encoding permease-like cell division protein FtsX: MSNKLSTTFKNTKNNILRNKWLSMATILVTTIVFASAAIFTIAALLARRAVDVTEKEAQMQIYFVLDAPESEIFAVEELVKSAGQIEKIEYIDQQKALKYYISYYSEEEDLTEGVDSEWLPASLTVRAETLTDLDNITAVIKEESKTNPYIDDVLYHEDVVNQLKMISKAITVGGLAVIGLFTFITLALVIITVSFNITAHKSEIQIMHLVGSSDSYVKTPFILEGVFATVVGAFIAASLIIIPWYLFMYTAEGSNFYFVITDTLSYLSLQGLGQFNLIFVLIFYGILILIGGIIGFISSYIATAKYLKLKEK; encoded by the coding sequence ATGTCGAACAAACTCTCTACTACATTTAAGAATACAAAGAACAATATCCTAAGAAATAAATGGCTCTCGATGGCCACAATTCTTGTTACTACAATTGTCTTTGCCAGTGCAGCAATCTTCACCATTGCTGCGCTACTTGCACGAAGAGCAGTGGATGTGACCGAGAAAGAGGCTCAGATGCAGATCTATTTTGTATTAGACGCTCCCGAATCAGAAATCTTTGCCGTCGAGGAGCTTGTCAAAAGCGCAGGACAGATCGAAAAGATTGAGTATATCGATCAGCAGAAGGCTCTCAAGTACTATATCAGCTACTATTCAGAGGAAGAGGATCTGACAGAGGGTGTTGACTCAGAGTGGCTTCCAGCCAGCCTCACTGTGCGGGCAGAGACATTAACCGACTTGGACAATATTACAGCGGTAATCAAAGAAGAAAGCAAAACAAACCCTTATATTGACGATGTTCTTTATCATGAAGATGTCGTAAACCAGCTCAAAATGATCTCTAAGGCAATCACAGTGGGTGGACTCGCCGTAATTGGGTTGTTTACATTTATCACACTTGCGCTGGTGATTATCACAGTCTCATTCAATATCACTGCTCATAAGAGCGAGATTCAGATCATGCACCTTGTGGGAAGCTCAGACTCATATGTGAAGACTCCATTTATTTTAGAGGGTGTATTTGCGACTGTTGTAGGCGCATTTATAGCAGCCTCCCTTATCATCATTCCGTGGTATCTCTTTATGTACACGGCTGAGGGAAGCAACTTTTATTTCGTCATCACAGATACGTTGAGTTACCTCTCTCTCCAAGGGCTAGGGCAGTTTAACCTTATATTCGTCTTAATTTTCTATGGTATACTGATTTTGATAGGTGGGATCATTGGTTTCATAAGCAGCTACATTGCTACGGCCAAGTATCTTAAGCTAAAAGAGAAATAA
- the prfB gene encoding peptide chain release factor 2 gives MEMISKVDIERLISEVAETVDDLKIEEKKGKLGELETKAMAPDFWSTPETAKKVLSEIDSIKSELTTADEIQKSASSLLELFNISSDAELEAISLEFNEIEEKFRRFQTFKFLSGKYDNSDAILSIHSGQGGTEANDWADMLMRMYQRYAERSGWSCQIEHVVRGTETGISTVTMLISGQFAFGKLKRETGTHRLVRLSPFNSQNLRQTSFAGVEVTPVIEDNDEIKINENDLEIKAVKSGGPGGQHVNKTSSAIQLRHIPTGITVHNSEQRSQAQNREAAMRILRAKLWQLEEEKKEKELRQIKGDHKIAGWGNQIRNYVLHPYKLVKDLRTGVERNDPENVLDGDLDQFVEAEIRIM, from the coding sequence ATGGAAATGATTAGCAAAGTCGACATAGAAAGGCTGATCAGCGAGGTAGCTGAAACAGTCGACGATCTAAAAATCGAAGAGAAGAAGGGGAAGCTTGGCGAGCTTGAGACAAAAGCTATGGCTCCTGACTTCTGGTCAACTCCTGAAACGGCGAAGAAAGTCCTCTCTGAAATTGACTCGATAAAGAGCGAATTAACAACTGCCGATGAGATTCAGAAATCTGCATCTTCGCTGCTTGAGCTTTTTAATATTTCGAGTGACGCTGAATTAGAGGCGATTTCATTAGAATTTAATGAAATTGAAGAAAAGTTTAGAAGATTCCAGACATTTAAGTTTCTCTCAGGAAAATATGATAACAGCGATGCTATCCTCTCGATCCACTCCGGACAAGGCGGCACCGAGGCGAACGATTGGGCAGACATGCTGATGAGGATGTACCAGAGATATGCCGAGCGATCCGGCTGGAGCTGCCAGATTGAGCACGTCGTCCGCGGGACCGAGACAGGAATTTCGACAGTGACAATGCTAATTTCTGGGCAGTTTGCTTTCGGGAAATTAAAACGAGAGACAGGTACCCATCGATTGGTTCGTCTATCACCTTTCAACTCACAAAATTTGAGGCAGACATCATTTGCTGGAGTCGAGGTAACTCCAGTTATAGAAGATAACGATGAGATAAAAATTAATGAAAATGATCTCGAGATCAAAGCAGTGAAATCAGGTGGACCTGGTGGACAGCATGTAAATAAAACATCTTCTGCAATCCAGCTTCGTCACATACCTACTGGGATCACAGTGCATAATTCCGAGCAGCGTAGCCAAGCACAGAATCGCGAAGCAGCGATGAGGATCTTGCGCGCCAAGCTTTGGCAGCTAGAAGAAGAGAAAAAAGAGAAAGAGTTAAGACAGATTAAAGGCGACCATAAGATTGCCGGATGGGGCAACCAGATCCGAAATTATGTGCTGCATCCATATAAATTGGTCAAAGACCTGCGCACTGGAGTCGAGAGGAACGACCCAGAGAACGTACTTGATGGCGATCTTGATCAATTCGTTGAAGCAGAAATCAGAATCATGTAA
- a CDS encoding ABC-F family ATP-binding cassette domain-containing protein: MSKKLIDFSQIKQRYNDRELYFDVAGKVFNAEKIGLIGINGSGKSTLMRILMRETKPDSGNLLTDYSNYGYVPQEIEGEILNQGLFQFCMSLTNVASQYMFLLDHEVQKKFDENYVEALHLFDSVGGYEVMKKVTLLLDIVGFNEGWYEHSVSALSEGQKRLLYMVGIMAQEPELLFLDEPTNHVDSELKQKYISLISKFPNCVLVISHDRELLSAACSKIWELEDKVLQVYNGNWEFYEEEHTRRLINQVTRYRKDQKEVDRLQELVDTYKRKASLYDSPKWKKKIRSVQIRMERIETEMPGIKPTLEKARIGGELKYEGKYSQFPLKINDLTLMTKERILFEHLNLDVRYGETVAITGKNGAGKSTLMKYVVGECDYVEAEGSVTVTPASVVGYFNQTLQFENENVYLGDYIEREFEAGISRIYGLLEKYLFEREQAKTLIANLSGGEKNRLHLMKFIEGNYNLLLLDEPTNHLDLYAIEALERLLLQFNGSIVLISHDAYFVDNVADRSVRIGE; this comes from the coding sequence ATGAGTAAAAAATTAATAGACTTTTCACAGATTAAGCAAAGATATAATGACCGCGAGCTTTATTTCGACGTAGCCGGCAAGGTTTTTAACGCGGAAAAGATAGGGCTAATCGGAATAAACGGATCAGGAAAAAGCACTTTGATGCGCATACTGATGAGGGAAACTAAGCCTGATTCAGGCAATTTGCTTACAGATTACAGTAATTACGGCTATGTGCCACAAGAGATTGAAGGAGAGATCTTGAATCAGGGTCTATTTCAATTTTGCATGAGCCTCACCAATGTCGCCTCTCAGTATATGTTCTTACTTGATCACGAGGTTCAGAAAAAGTTCGACGAGAACTATGTCGAGGCATTGCACCTATTCGATAGTGTTGGCGGCTACGAGGTTATGAAAAAGGTTACCCTGCTGCTTGATATTGTTGGCTTTAACGAAGGTTGGTACGAGCATTCTGTAAGCGCCTTGTCTGAAGGGCAGAAAAGGCTGCTCTATATGGTGGGAATAATGGCACAGGAGCCCGAGCTTCTTTTCTTAGACGAGCCAACAAACCATGTCGACTCGGAGCTGAAGCAGAAATACATTTCATTAATTAGTAAGTTTCCTAACTGTGTGCTGGTGATCTCTCACGACCGTGAGCTACTTAGTGCCGCATGTAGCAAAATCTGGGAATTGGAAGATAAGGTGTTGCAGGTATACAACGGCAATTGGGAATTTTATGAAGAGGAGCATACACGCCGTTTGATTAATCAGGTGACACGATATCGCAAAGACCAGAAAGAGGTTGATCGTCTGCAGGAATTGGTCGATACCTACAAGAGGAAAGCTTCTCTGTATGATAGCCCGAAATGGAAGAAGAAAATTCGCAGCGTGCAGATCCGCATGGAAAGAATAGAGACAGAAATGCCAGGTATCAAGCCGACTCTAGAAAAGGCTCGCATCGGTGGGGAGCTAAAATATGAAGGCAAGTACTCGCAGTTCCCATTAAAAATTAATGATCTCACCTTGATGACGAAAGAGCGGATCTTGTTCGAGCATCTGAATCTGGATGTGAGGTATGGCGAGACTGTCGCAATTACTGGAAAAAACGGAGCAGGGAAGTCTACTCTGATGAAATATGTTGTCGGCGAGTGTGACTATGTTGAAGCAGAAGGCTCTGTCACCGTAACACCAGCGTCGGTTGTTGGCTACTTTAATCAGACACTGCAGTTCGAAAATGAGAATGTATATCTCGGTGACTATATTGAGCGTGAATTTGAAGCTGGCATAAGCCGCATATATGGTCTACTTGAAAAATACCTATTCGAGCGCGAGCAGGCCAAGACTTTAATCGCAAATCTTTCTGGCGGTGAGAAAAATAGGCTGCATTTAATGAAATTTATAGAGGGGAACTATAACCTCTTGCTTTTGGATGAGCCAACAAACCACCTAGATCTGTACGCGATCGAGGCCTTGGAAAGGCTGTTGCTGCAATTTAATGGGTCGATTGTGTTGATTTCGCACGATGCTTATTTTGTGGATAATGTGGCTGATAGGA